A genomic stretch from Empedobacter stercoris includes:
- a CDS encoding N-acetylmuramoyl-L-alanine amidase, which produces MKKYALVVGHTSTKDKGAYSENLQISEFDFNLEVAQAIQALCPEMFDLYTHTVQDYYQRQKGLAYKLNQKKYDAVFELHFNAASPIANGTECCYYFASKKGLVIAQEISLAVMIEFNTRLRGDQGAKPLVNKNDRGYWFTYLPKAPAVIIESFFGSNTVESEKFRDINRYAKTLFNVIKSL; this is translated from the coding sequence ATGAAAAAATATGCATTAGTAGTTGGTCATACATCAACAAAAGACAAAGGCGCATATTCAGAAAACTTGCAAATTTCTGAGTTCGATTTTAATCTGGAAGTTGCACAAGCAATACAAGCATTGTGTCCAGAAATGTTTGATTTATACACGCATACCGTACAAGATTATTACCAGCGTCAGAAAGGATTAGCATATAAACTGAATCAAAAGAAGTATGATGCTGTTTTCGAATTACATTTCAATGCAGCTTCTCCAATTGCTAATGGAACTGAGTGTTGCTATTATTTCGCTTCCAAAAAAGGATTAGTCATTGCTCAAGAAATATCATTAGCAGTTATGATAGAATTCAATACACGACTACGTGGAGATCAAGGTGCAAAACCTTTGGTAAATAAAAACGATCGTGGCTATTGGTTTACGTACTTACCAAAAGCTCCAGCTGTTATCATCGAATCGTTTTTCGGCAGTAACACAGTTGAATCTGAGAAATTCAGAGATATCAATCGATATGCAAAAACATTATTTAATGTAATAAAATCACTTTAA
- a CDS encoding CotH kinase family protein produces the protein MEINYPVWLPKTFGSQQSAEEMNGLVEVLQNHAENLSLQQKQILTSSGGIYPEKVIPSSTFPEGISQAVFLVGPGKYPNFGNKTIPANNLGLIFFYNSTFDLVTIEIPVYDDTSIQNKVTNIENRTTSLEGRIEPNGNVTAGQTTRAVNGDKVERYVQRNSFVEFKHSFADKDGYEVNSKVFVDNKFWISKVDGNKDYPSKSSTKWEEFKMSPDVDQEFDENSENAISNKKVSKFVNNIKTEDGEEQFILLSHTGQTTTNGFYRQVYPLIEGRNYRLKVWQSTAQNTAVMQYTGGGELYVSPVVTTNPTDYTIINYTPIKSGNLIFFAKMDKLDCRVEEIVQSATTEKYYVEWDKGFEYLLANEEPKIDYERSERVSFEVPPTTTNGPGISKFYDVNNVPLPIGYYELQVFQSGYFTAAALKVNGATIKDIAPKASSDAERINIDSNSYSHIYFEVTEEGTTLDINIHSDYTDCQLWKVNEVFGSKKVYLTPDDLDESLNDLSVLTKSSSATIPEPRSILRIDFDTNENLPTAKGTKINGVFKYNDFQGNSFRKYAKLGVQGTSSAGYPKKNWTLSLFNDENRSDSFKLEIGNLIAHDEFVYKADYVDITHSHNIVGNELWEQIVLSRKGFPKRETDIAYNSANTAIDSSRFDSKALGHVKGFACEMYINGVYYGLGNFNIGKKRPNYNIDNTNKNHIQLGDSVGQQNLTSFVPTQWELRSPKVSGYEEGGEIPDAEIMAKINRLLTFNGSAQSNITANIDSYYMRRNIVDYYIFSQSIYNFDGVAKNYLLTSWDSNVFAFMPYDLDSIFGMQFNGTAFFSPTANVFNHQNIPSGSLQFWQKVRIALGTDLDIRYKYLRENGILTLENLYILLKNQETKYGLERIQKEVARWNARPTLNSIPRIMNYMQQRFAYLDTHFNYIP, from the coding sequence ATGGAAATTAACTACCCAGTATGGTTGCCAAAAACATTTGGATCACAACAATCTGCAGAAGAAATGAATGGCTTAGTTGAAGTACTACAAAACCATGCTGAAAATTTATCTTTACAACAAAAACAAATCCTTACTTCATCTGGAGGAATTTATCCTGAAAAAGTAATTCCATCATCTACTTTTCCAGAAGGAATTTCGCAAGCTGTTTTTTTAGTTGGACCAGGAAAATATCCAAATTTTGGAAACAAAACTATTCCTGCTAACAATTTAGGTTTAATTTTTTTTTACAATTCTACCTTTGATTTAGTAACGATAGAAATACCTGTATACGATGATACTTCTATACAAAATAAAGTTACTAACATTGAGAATAGAACAACTTCGTTAGAAGGTAGGATTGAACCTAATGGAAATGTAACAGCTGGTCAAACCACTAGAGCGGTTAACGGAGATAAAGTTGAGAGATATGTTCAGAGGAATTCTTTTGTTGAATTTAAACATTCTTTCGCAGATAAGGACGGTTATGAGGTAAACTCAAAAGTTTTCGTAGATAATAAATTTTGGATTTCAAAAGTAGACGGAAATAAAGATTATCCAAGTAAATCATCAACTAAGTGGGAAGAATTTAAAATGTCACCCGATGTAGACCAAGAATTTGATGAGAATAGCGAGAATGCGATTTCGAATAAAAAGGTATCTAAATTTGTTAACAACATAAAAACTGAAGATGGCGAAGAACAATTCATTCTTTTATCACATACGGGGCAAACAACTACGAACGGCTTTTATCGACAAGTATATCCTTTAATTGAAGGAAGGAATTACAGACTTAAAGTTTGGCAATCAACAGCTCAAAATACTGCTGTAATGCAATATACTGGAGGTGGGGAACTATATGTATCTCCTGTTGTAACGACTAACCCGACTGATTATACTATTATAAACTACACACCTATAAAGAGTGGTAATTTGATATTTTTCGCAAAAATGGATAAACTCGATTGTAGAGTTGAGGAAATTGTCCAAAGTGCGACGACTGAAAAATATTATGTTGAATGGGATAAAGGATTTGAATATCTTTTGGCAAACGAAGAGCCAAAGATTGATTACGAAAGAAGTGAAAGAGTAAGTTTTGAAGTACCTCCAACAACAACAAACGGACCTGGTATTAGTAAATTCTACGATGTCAATAATGTGCCACTACCAATCGGATATTACGAATTACAAGTTTTTCAAAGTGGATATTTTACTGCGGCAGCTTTAAAAGTGAATGGAGCTACTATTAAAGATATAGCACCAAAAGCGAGTTCTGATGCCGAAAGAATAAATATTGATTCTAATAGTTACTCACATATTTATTTTGAAGTTACAGAAGAGGGAACAACTTTAGATATCAACATACACAGTGATTATACAGATTGTCAATTATGGAAGGTTAATGAAGTTTTTGGAAGTAAAAAAGTATATCTTACTCCTGACGATTTAGATGAATCGTTGAATGATTTATCGGTATTAACTAAGTCAAGTTCAGCGACAATACCAGAGCCGAGAAGTATATTAAGAATTGATTTCGATACAAACGAAAATTTACCAACAGCTAAAGGAACGAAAATTAACGGAGTATTTAAGTATAATGACTTTCAAGGTAATTCGTTTAGAAAGTACGCAAAATTAGGGGTGCAAGGTACAAGTTCAGCAGGTTATCCTAAAAAGAATTGGACTTTATCGCTATTTAACGATGAAAATAGAAGTGATTCATTTAAGTTAGAAATCGGGAATTTAATTGCTCACGACGAATTTGTTTATAAGGCTGACTATGTTGATATTACTCACTCTCATAATATTGTAGGAAATGAATTATGGGAACAGATTGTATTATCAAGAAAAGGTTTTCCAAAGCGCGAAACAGATATAGCTTATAACTCTGCTAATACTGCAATTGATTCGAGTAGGTTCGATTCTAAAGCATTAGGACACGTTAAAGGATTTGCTTGTGAAATGTACATTAACGGAGTTTATTATGGTTTAGGAAACTTTAATATTGGTAAGAAAAGACCTAACTATAATATTGATAACACAAATAAAAATCATATTCAATTAGGTGATTCAGTAGGTCAGCAAAATTTAACGTCATTTGTACCTACACAATGGGAATTAAGAAGCCCTAAAGTGAGTGGATATGAAGAGGGTGGAGAAATTCCAGACGCTGAAATAATGGCAAAAATAAACAGATTATTAACTTTTAATGGTTCTGCACAATCTAATATCACTGCCAATATTGATTCTTATTATATGCGAAGAAATATAGTAGATTATTACATCTTTTCTCAATCAATTTACAATTTTGATGGCGTGGCAAAGAACTATTTATTAACGAGCTGGGATAGCAATGTATTTGCATTCATGCCTTATGATTTAGATTCAATTTTTGGAATGCAATTCAATGGAACCGCATTCTTTAGCCCAACTGCAAATGTGTTTAATCATCAGAATATTCCAAGTGGCTCTTTACAATTCTGGCAGAAAGTTAGAATAGCATTAGGAACTGATTTAGATATTCGTTATAAATACTTAAGAGAAAACGGAATACTTACATTAGAAAATCTTTATATTTTATTGAAAAATCAAGAAACAAAATACGGTTTAGAGAGGATTCAAAAAGAAGTTGCAAGATGGAACGCAAGACCGACACTTAATTCAATTCCTCGTATAATGAATTATATGCAGCAGCGTTTTGCTTACTTAGATACTCATTTTAATTATATACCTTAA
- a CDS encoding acyltransferase family protein encodes MKDEIKSLTGLRGIAAFYVMIYHYFHTYLINFYEKEPNILIYYLRNFISQGYLAVDLFFMLSSYVLCLRYANEFSEKVNFVNYKYYMFKRFKRIYPLYIFSLLFIICIFNNFNIYDFIIDITFLQAYFDTIIRGVNVPSWSLSIEWSIYLILPFLIYYWNKIKLKYHFVFALISLVLLYQCQYLDKYVIDYKNWSFYILEANEKINIHIGPLALFRAIVAYYFGFLIFKSINKSNILLFTSSTILILIELIFNVNDILIIIPLAIFIHGLIFNKTLISRLLSSKILNYLGQISFSLYLFHIIILNTIFKYNFLNIPENSFKIFLLSIIISLVFSCITYELIEKKLTQFLFKK; translated from the coding sequence ATGAAAGATGAAATAAAATCTTTAACTGGACTAAGAGGCATTGCGGCATTTTATGTTATGATTTACCACTATTTTCATACTTATTTAATAAATTTTTATGAAAAAGAACCTAATATATTAATATACTATTTAAGAAATTTTATAAGTCAAGGATATTTAGCAGTTGACTTATTCTTTATGCTTTCTTCTTATGTCTTGTGCTTAAGATACGCGAATGAATTTTCGGAGAAAGTGAATTTCGTGAATTATAAATATTATATGTTCAAGAGATTTAAGAGAATATACCCTCTTTATATTTTCTCATTATTGTTTATAATATGCATATTTAACAACTTTAATATTTATGATTTTATAATTGATATAACATTTCTACAAGCTTATTTTGACACAATAATTAGAGGAGTAAACGTTCCTTCATGGTCCTTGTCGATAGAATGGAGTATCTACTTAATACTTCCATTTCTCATATATTATTGGAACAAAATTAAGTTAAAGTATCATTTTGTATTCGCTTTAATTTCACTTGTATTATTATACCAATGTCAATACTTAGATAAATATGTTATTGATTATAAAAACTGGAGTTTCTATATTTTAGAAGCTAATGAAAAAATTAATATACATATAGGTCCATTAGCTTTGTTTAGAGCTATCGTTGCATATTATTTTGGATTTTTAATTTTTAAATCAATTAATAAAAGTAACATTTTGTTATTTACATCGTCGACTATTTTAATTCTTATTGAACTTATCTTTAATGTCAACGATATATTGATTATCATTCCTTTAGCAATATTTATCCATGGATTAATTTTTAATAAAACATTAATAAGTAGATTATTATCATCAAAAATTTTGAATTATTTAGGTCAAATTTCATTCTCTTTATATTTATTTCATATCATAATTTTAAATACTATTTTTAAATATAATTTTTTAAACATTCCAGAAAATTCATTCAAAATATTCTTATTATCAATTATAATTTCGTTAGTATTCTCATGTATTACTTATGAATTAATAGAGAAAAAATTAACTCAATTTTTATTCAAAAAATAA